In Canis lupus dingo isolate Sandy chromosome 1, ASM325472v2, whole genome shotgun sequence, a single genomic region encodes these proteins:
- the PRX gene encoding periaxin isoform X1: MEARSRSAEELRRAELVEIIVETEAQTGVSGINVAGGGKEGIFVRELREDSPAARSLSLQEGDQLLSARVFFENFKYEDALRLLQCAEPYKVSFCLKRTVPTGDLALRPGTVAGYEIKGPRAKVAKLNIQSLSPVKKKKMVMPGALGAPADLAPVDVEFSFPKFSRLRRGLKAEAAKGPVPAAPTRRRLQLPRLRVREVAEEAQVARLAAAAPPPRKAKVEAEVAAGARFTAPQVELVGPRLPGAEVGVPQVSAPKGLGEVALHLPTLGLGAPAAPAVEPTAVGIQVPQVELPTLPSLPTLPTLPCLETREGAVAVTVPTLDVAAPTVGVDLALPGVEVEARGEAPEVALKMPRLSFPRFGARAKEVAEAKVAKDSPEARAKGPRLRMPTFGLSLLEPRPAAAEAAVESKLKLPTIKMPSFGIGVSAPEVKVPKGPEVKLPKAPEVKLPKVPEAALPDVQLPEVELPKVSEMKLPKVPEMAVPEVRLPEVQLPKVPEMKLPEMKLPKVPEMAVPEVRLPEVQLPKVPEMKLPEMKLPKVPEMAVPEVRLPEVQLPKVPEMKLPEVKLPKVPEMAVPDVRLPEVQFPKVPEMKLPEMKLPKVPEMKLPKVPEMAVPEVHLPEVQLPKVPEMKLPEVKLPKMPEMAVPEVRLPEVQLPKVSEMKVPEMKLPEIKLPKVPEMAVPDVHLPEVQLPKVSEMRLPEMQVPKAPEVHLPKVPEVKLPKAPEVQLKGEQAERVEFGIKLPKMTMPKLGRAESPSRGKPGEAGAEVSGKLLTLPCLQPEVGPEARAGVPSLTLPSVELDLPRVLSPEAQVPAAAVGKVERPEGPGGAAGVGEAAFRMPSVEIAPPQLPSGEVEVEGRLEEMEMKVKPSSKFSLPKFGLSGPKVAKAEAEAPGRATKPKVSKFTISLPKARAGTEAEAKGAGEAAGLLPALDLSIPQLGLDAHLPTSKVEVAGADVKVKGPRFALPKFGVRGRDAEAGELAPGVGELEAKGWGWDGKVKMPKLKMPSFGLARGKEAEVQGGRVSPGEKPEPTAGPLKIPEVELVTLGAQEEGRAEGAVAVGGVRLSGPQVSTTRQAGAEGQEGALRMPLGISLPQVELASFGEAGPGATPGQQVKGAAPSAEGTAGYRVQVPQVTLSLPGAQVAGGELLVGEGVFKMPAVTVPQLELDVGLGREAQVGEAATGDGGLRLKMPTLGARAEAGEEGPGEQSPGAERTFHLSLPDVELSPPAVGSHAEYQVAEGDGEAGHKLKVRLPRFGLARAKEGIEEGEKTKSPKLRLPRVGFSQSEAVTGEGSPSPEEDEEEGGGEGASGRRGRVRVRLPRVGLATPSKASRGQEGEAAPKSPSGEKSPKFRFPRVSLSPKARSGSGDHEEGGFRVRLPSVGFSETGAPGPARMEGAQAAVV, translated from the exons GAGCTGAGGCGGGCGGAGTTGGTGGAGATCATCGTGGAGACCGAGGCGCAGACCGGGGTCAGCGGCATCAACGTCGCAGGCGGCGGCAAGGAGGGAATCTTTGTCCGCGAGCTTCGGGAGGACTCGCCCGCGGCCAGGAGCCTCAGCCTGCAGGAAG GGGACCAGCTGCTGAGCGCCCGGGTGTTCTTCGAGAACTTCAAATACGAGGACGCACTACGCCTGCTGCAATGTGCCGAGCCTTACAAGGTCTCCTTCTGCCTGAAGCGCACTGTGCCCACCGGGGACCTGGCGCTGCGGCCTGGGACCGTGGCCGGCTACGAGATCAAGGGCCCACGGGCCAAGGTGGCCAAGCTG aaCATCCAGAGTCTGTCCCctgtgaagaagaagaagatggtgatgcccggggccctgggggcccCTGCAGACCTGGCCCCTGTTGACGTCGAATTCTCCTTTCCCAAGTTCTCCCGTCTGCGTCGGGGCCTCAAAGCAGAGGCTGCCAAGGGTCCTGTCCCAGCTGCCCCAACCCGCCGGCGCCTCCAGCTGCCTCGGCTGCGCGTCCGGGAAGTGGCGGAAGAGGCCCAGGTGGCCCGGCTGGCCgctgctgctcctcccccaagGAAAGCCAAGGTGGAGGCTGAGGTGGCAGCAGGAGCCCGCTTCACAGCCCCCCAGGTGGAGCTGGTTGGGCCCCGGCTGCCAGGTGCCGAGGTGGGTGTCCCCCAGGTCTCAGCCCCCAAGGGGCTGGGAGAGGTGGCCCTCCACCTGCCAACCCTTGGACTAGGTGCCCCAGCTGCACCTGCTGTGGAGCCCACAGCCGTAGGGATCCAGGTCCCCCAAGTGGAGCTGCCCACCTTGCCCTCGCTACCCACCCTGCCCACGCTCCCCTGCCTGGAAACCCGGGAAGGGGCTGTGGCAGTGACGGTGCCCACCCTGGATGTGGCAGCGCCTACGGTAGGAGTGGACCTGGCCTTGCCGGGTGTGGAGGTGGAGGCCCGAGGAGAGGCACCTGAGGTGGCCCTAAAGATGCCCCGCCTCAGTTTCCCTCGCTTTGGGGCTCGAGCAAAGGAAGTTGCTGAGGCCAAGGTGGCCAAGGACAGCCCCGAGGCCAGGGCAAAGGGGCCTAGACTTCGAATGCCCACCTTCGGGCTTTCTCTGCTGGAGCCCCGACCTGCTGCCGCCGAAGCTGCTGTTGAGAGCAAGCTGAAGCTGCCCACCATCAAGATGCCCTCCTTTGGCATTGGGGTCTCGGCCCCTGAGGTCAAGGTGCCCAAGGGGCCTGAGGTGAAGCTCCCTAAGGCTCCTGAGGTGAAGCTCCCGAAGGTGCCGGAGGCAGCCCTCCCAGATGTGCAACTCCCAGAGGTGGAGCTCCCCAAAGTGTCTGAGATGAAGCTCCCAAAGGTGCCCGAGATGGCCGTGCCCGAGGTGCGGCTCCCAGAAGTACAGCTCCCCAAAGTTCCAGAGATGAAGCTCCCCGAGATGAAGCTCCCAAAGGTACCCGAGATGGCCGTGCCCGAGGTGCGGCTCCCAGAAGTACAGCTCCCCAAAGTTCCAGAGATGAAGCTCCCCGAGATGAAGCTCCCGAAGGTGCCCGAGATGGCCGTGCCCGAGGTGCGGCTCCCAGAAGTACAGCTCCCCAAAGTTCCAGAGATGAAGCTCCCCGAGGTGAAGCTCCCGAAGGTGCCCGAGATGGCTGTGCCTGACGTGCGGCTCCCAGAAGTACAGTTCCCCAAGGTTCCAGAGATGAAGCTCCCCGAGATGAAGCTCCCGAAGGTGCCTGAGATGAAGCTCCCGAAAGTGCCCGAGATGGCCGTGCCCGAGGTGCATCTCCCAGAAGTACAGCTCCCCAAAGTCCCCGAGATGAAGCTCCCCGAGGTGAAGCTCCCGAAGATGCCCGAGATGGCTGTGCCCGAGGTGCGGCTCCCGGAGGTACAGTTGCCAAAGGTCTCAGAGATGAAAGTCCCCGAGATGAAACTCCCCGAGATAAAGCTCCCCAAGGTGCCTGAGATGGCCGTGCCTGATGTCCACCTCCCGGAGGTGCAGCTGCCAAAGGTGTCGGAGATGAGGCTGCCGGAAATGCAGGTGCCAAAGGCCCCAGAGGTGCATCTGCCAAAGGTCCCAGAGGTGAAGCTGCCCAAGGCCCCGGAGGTGCAGCTCAAAGGGGAACAGGCAGAGAGGGTGGAATTTGGCATCAAGCTGCCCAAGATGACCATGCCCAAGCTAGGGAGGGCGGAGTCCCCATCACGAGGCAAGCCGGGTGAGGCAGGGGCTGAGGTCTCTGGGAAGCTGCTCACGCTTCCCTGTCTGCAGCCGGAAGTGGGCCCCGAGGCTCGAGCGGGTGTCCCCTCTCTCACGCTGCCCTCCGTGGAGCTAGACCTGCCAAGGGTCCTCAGTCCGGAGGCGCAGGTCCCAGCGGCCGCCGTGGGCAAGGTGGAGCGGCCAGAGGGCCCTGGGGGAGCCGCGGGGGTCGGGGAGGCGGCCTTTCGGATGCCCTCGGTTGAAATCGCCCCTCCGCAGCTGCCCTcgggggaggtggaggtggaggggcggCTAGAGGAGATGGAGATGAAAGTCAAGCCCTCCTCCAAGTTCTCCCTGCCCAAGTTTGGACTCTCGGGGCCCAAAGTGGCCAAGGCCGAGGCCGAGGCGCCCGGGCGGGCCACCAAGCCGAAGGTGTCCAAGTTCACCATCTCACTCCCCAAGGCCCGAGCGGGGACTGAAGCCGAGGCcaaaggggcaggagaggcagcaggCCTGCTGCCCGCCCTCGATCTGTCCATCCCGCAGCTCGGCCTGGATGCCCATCTGCCCACAAGCAAGGTGGAGGTGGCAGGGGCTGACGTCAAGGTCAAGGGGCCCAGGTTTGCCCTGCCCAAGTTTGGGGTCAGAGGCCGGGACGCTGAGGCGGGAGAACTAGCGCCAGGGGTGGGCGAGTTGGAGGCCAAGGGCTGGGGTTGGGATGGGAAGGTGAAGATGCCTAAGCTGAAGATGCCCTCCTTCGGGCTGGCTCGGGGGAAGGAAGCGGAAGTCCAGGGTGGGCGCGTCAGCCCGGGAGAAAAGCCAGAGCCCACGGCAGGGCCGCTTAAGATCCCCGAGGTGGAGCTGGTCAccctgggggcccaggaggaAGGCAGGGCCGAGGGGGCAGTGGCTGTCGGTGGAGTTCGGCTGTCAGGCCCGCAAGTGTCCACGACCAGACAGGCAGGCGCCGAGGGCCAGGAGGGGGCGCTGAGGATGCCCCTGGGCATCTCCTTGCCCCAGGTGGAGCTGGCCAGCTTCGGGGAGGCCGGCCCAGGCGCCACCCCGGGGCAGCAGGTCAAGGGCGCGGCCCCTTCAGCAGAGGGCACAGCAGGCTACAGggtccaggtgccccaggtgaccttgtctctgcctggagcccaggtggcaggtggggagCTGTTGGTAGGTGAGGGCGTCTTCAAGATGCCCGCCGTGACAGTGCCTCAGCTTGAGTTGGACGTGGGGCTGGGCCGAGAGGCGCAGGTGGGTGAGGCGGCCACAGGTGACGGTGGCTTGAGGCTGAAGATGCCCACACTGGGGGCCAGAGCTGAGGCCGGAGAAGAGGGGCCCGGAGAGCAATCCCCGGGGGCCGAGCGCACCTTCCACCTCTCCCTGCCGGATGTGGAGCTCTCACCGCCCGCCGTGGGCAGCCACGCTGAGTACCAGGTGGCAGAGGGCGACGGGGAGGCGGGACACAAGCTCAAGGTGAGGCTGCCCCGGTTTGGCCTGGCTCGGGCCAAGGAGGGCATTGAGGAGGGTGAGAAGACCAAGAGCCCCAAACTCAGGCTGCCCCGAGTGGGCTTCAGCCAGAGCGAGGCGGTCACTGGGGAAGGCTCCCCCAGCCccgaggaggacgaggaggagggtggcggggagggggcctCTGGGCGCCGAGGCAGAGTCCGAGTCCGCTTGCCCCGCGTGGGCCTGGCTACCCCGTCCAAGGCCTCTCGGGGACAGGAGGGCGAGGCAGCCCCCAAGTCCCCCAGCGGGGAGAAGTCACCCAAGTTCCGTTTCCCCCGGGTGTCCCTAAGCCCCAAGGCCCGGAGTGGGAGTGGGGACCACGAAGAGGGTGGATTCCGGGTCCGGCTGCCTAGTGTGGGGTTTTCGGAGACAGGGGCTCCGGGCCCTGCCAGGATGGAGGGGGCTCAGGCTGCAGTGGTCTGA
- the PRX gene encoding periaxin isoform X5 encodes MEARSRSAEELRRAELVEIIVETEAQTGVSGINVAGGGKEGIFVRELREDSPAARSLSLQEGDQLLSARVFFENFKYEDALRLLQCAEPYKVSFCLKRTVPTGDLALRPGTVAGYEIKGPRAKVAKLNIQSLSPVKKKKMVMPGALGAPADLAPVDVEFSFPKFSRLRRGLKAEAAKGPVPAAPTRRRLQLPRLRVREVAEEAQVARLAAAAPPPRKAKVEAEVAAGARFTAPQVELVGPRLPGAEVGVPQVSAPKGLGEVALHLPTLGLGAPAAPAVEPTAVGIQVPQVELPTLPSLPTLPTLPCLETREGAVAVTVPTLDVAAPTVGVDLALPGVEVEARGEAPEVALKMPRLSFPRFGARAKEVAEAKVAKDSPEARAKGPRLRMPTFGLSLLEPRPAAAEAAVESKLKLPTIKMPSFGIGVSAPEVKVPKGPEVKLPKAPEVKLPKVPEAALPDVQLPEVELPKVSEMKLPKVPEMAVPEVRLPEVQLPKVPEMKLPEMKLPKVPEMAVPEVRLPEVQLPKVPEMKLPEMKLPKVPEMAVPDVRLPEVQFPKVPEMKLPEMKLPKVPEMKLPKVPEMAVPEVHLPEVQLPKVPEMKLPEVKLPKMPEMAVPEVRLPEVQLPKVSEMKVPEMKLPEIKLPKVPEMAVPDVHLPEVQLPKVSEMRLPEMQVPKAPEVHLPKVPEVKLPKAPEVQLKGEQAERVEFGIKLPKMTMPKLGRAESPSRGKPGEAGAEVSGKLLTLPCLQPEVGPEARAGVPSLTLPSVELDLPRVLSPEAQVPAAAVGKVERPEGPGGAAGVGEAAFRMPSVEIAPPQLPSGEVEVEGRLEEMEMKVKPSSKFSLPKFGLSGPKVAKAEAEAPGRATKPKVSKFTISLPKARAGTEAEAKGAGEAAGLLPALDLSIPQLGLDAHLPTSKVEVAGADVKVKGPRFALPKFGVRGRDAEAGELAPGVGELEAKGWGWDGKVKMPKLKMPSFGLARGKEAEVQGGRVSPGEKPEPTAGPLKIPEVELVTLGAQEEGRAEGAVAVGGVRLSGPQVSTTRQAGAEGQEGALRMPLGISLPQVELASFGEAGPGATPGQQVKGAAPSAEGTAGYRVQVPQVTLSLPGAQVAGGELLVGEGVFKMPAVTVPQLELDVGLGREAQVGEAATGDGGLRLKMPTLGARAEAGEEGPGEQSPGAERTFHLSLPDVELSPPAVGSHAEYQVAEGDGEAGHKLKVRLPRFGLARAKEGIEEGEKTKSPKLRLPRVGFSQSEAVTGEGSPSPEEDEEEGGGEGASGRRGRVRVRLPRVGLATPSKASRGQEGEAAPKSPSGEKSPKFRFPRVSLSPKARSGSGDHEEGGFRVRLPSVGFSETGAPGPARMEGAQAAVV; translated from the exons GAGCTGAGGCGGGCGGAGTTGGTGGAGATCATCGTGGAGACCGAGGCGCAGACCGGGGTCAGCGGCATCAACGTCGCAGGCGGCGGCAAGGAGGGAATCTTTGTCCGCGAGCTTCGGGAGGACTCGCCCGCGGCCAGGAGCCTCAGCCTGCAGGAAG GGGACCAGCTGCTGAGCGCCCGGGTGTTCTTCGAGAACTTCAAATACGAGGACGCACTACGCCTGCTGCAATGTGCCGAGCCTTACAAGGTCTCCTTCTGCCTGAAGCGCACTGTGCCCACCGGGGACCTGGCGCTGCGGCCTGGGACCGTGGCCGGCTACGAGATCAAGGGCCCACGGGCCAAGGTGGCCAAGCTG aaCATCCAGAGTCTGTCCCctgtgaagaagaagaagatggtgatgcccggggccctgggggcccCTGCAGACCTGGCCCCTGTTGACGTCGAATTCTCCTTTCCCAAGTTCTCCCGTCTGCGTCGGGGCCTCAAAGCAGAGGCTGCCAAGGGTCCTGTCCCAGCTGCCCCAACCCGCCGGCGCCTCCAGCTGCCTCGGCTGCGCGTCCGGGAAGTGGCGGAAGAGGCCCAGGTGGCCCGGCTGGCCgctgctgctcctcccccaagGAAAGCCAAGGTGGAGGCTGAGGTGGCAGCAGGAGCCCGCTTCACAGCCCCCCAGGTGGAGCTGGTTGGGCCCCGGCTGCCAGGTGCCGAGGTGGGTGTCCCCCAGGTCTCAGCCCCCAAGGGGCTGGGAGAGGTGGCCCTCCACCTGCCAACCCTTGGACTAGGTGCCCCAGCTGCACCTGCTGTGGAGCCCACAGCCGTAGGGATCCAGGTCCCCCAAGTGGAGCTGCCCACCTTGCCCTCGCTACCCACCCTGCCCACGCTCCCCTGCCTGGAAACCCGGGAAGGGGCTGTGGCAGTGACGGTGCCCACCCTGGATGTGGCAGCGCCTACGGTAGGAGTGGACCTGGCCTTGCCGGGTGTGGAGGTGGAGGCCCGAGGAGAGGCACCTGAGGTGGCCCTAAAGATGCCCCGCCTCAGTTTCCCTCGCTTTGGGGCTCGAGCAAAGGAAGTTGCTGAGGCCAAGGTGGCCAAGGACAGCCCCGAGGCCAGGGCAAAGGGGCCTAGACTTCGAATGCCCACCTTCGGGCTTTCTCTGCTGGAGCCCCGACCTGCTGCCGCCGAAGCTGCTGTTGAGAGCAAGCTGAAGCTGCCCACCATCAAGATGCCCTCCTTTGGCATTGGGGTCTCGGCCCCTGAGGTCAAGGTGCCCAAGGGGCCTGAGGTGAAGCTCCCTAAGGCTCCTGAGGTGAAGCTCCCGAAGGTGCCGGAGGCAGCCCTCCCAGATGTGCAACTCCCAGAGGTGGAGCTCCCCAAAGTGTCTGAGATGAAGCTCCCAAAGGTGCCCGAGATGGCCGTGCCCGAGGTGCGGCTCCCAGAAGTACAGCTCCCCAAAGTTCCAGAGATGAAGCTCCCCGAGATGAAGCTCCCAAAGGTACCCGAGATGGCCGTGCCCGAGGTGCGGCTCCCAGAAGTACAGCTCCCCAAAGTTCCAGAGATGAAGCTCCCCGAGATGAAGCTCCCGAAG GTGCCCGAGATGGCTGTGCCTGACGTGCGGCTCCCAGAAGTACAGTTCCCCAAGGTTCCAGAGATGAAGCTCCCCGAGATGAAGCTCCCGAAGGTGCCTGAGATGAAGCTCCCGAAAGTGCCCGAGATGGCCGTGCCCGAGGTGCATCTCCCAGAAGTACAGCTCCCCAAAGTCCCCGAGATGAAGCTCCCCGAGGTGAAGCTCCCGAAGATGCCCGAGATGGCTGTGCCCGAGGTGCGGCTCCCGGAGGTACAGTTGCCAAAGGTCTCAGAGATGAAAGTCCCCGAGATGAAACTCCCCGAGATAAAGCTCCCCAAGGTGCCTGAGATGGCCGTGCCTGATGTCCACCTCCCGGAGGTGCAGCTGCCAAAGGTGTCGGAGATGAGGCTGCCGGAAATGCAGGTGCCAAAGGCCCCAGAGGTGCATCTGCCAAAGGTCCCAGAGGTGAAGCTGCCCAAGGCCCCGGAGGTGCAGCTCAAAGGGGAACAGGCAGAGAGGGTGGAATTTGGCATCAAGCTGCCCAAGATGACCATGCCCAAGCTAGGGAGGGCGGAGTCCCCATCACGAGGCAAGCCGGGTGAGGCAGGGGCTGAGGTCTCTGGGAAGCTGCTCACGCTTCCCTGTCTGCAGCCGGAAGTGGGCCCCGAGGCTCGAGCGGGTGTCCCCTCTCTCACGCTGCCCTCCGTGGAGCTAGACCTGCCAAGGGTCCTCAGTCCGGAGGCGCAGGTCCCAGCGGCCGCCGTGGGCAAGGTGGAGCGGCCAGAGGGCCCTGGGGGAGCCGCGGGGGTCGGGGAGGCGGCCTTTCGGATGCCCTCGGTTGAAATCGCCCCTCCGCAGCTGCCCTcgggggaggtggaggtggaggggcggCTAGAGGAGATGGAGATGAAAGTCAAGCCCTCCTCCAAGTTCTCCCTGCCCAAGTTTGGACTCTCGGGGCCCAAAGTGGCCAAGGCCGAGGCCGAGGCGCCCGGGCGGGCCACCAAGCCGAAGGTGTCCAAGTTCACCATCTCACTCCCCAAGGCCCGAGCGGGGACTGAAGCCGAGGCcaaaggggcaggagaggcagcaggCCTGCTGCCCGCCCTCGATCTGTCCATCCCGCAGCTCGGCCTGGATGCCCATCTGCCCACAAGCAAGGTGGAGGTGGCAGGGGCTGACGTCAAGGTCAAGGGGCCCAGGTTTGCCCTGCCCAAGTTTGGGGTCAGAGGCCGGGACGCTGAGGCGGGAGAACTAGCGCCAGGGGTGGGCGAGTTGGAGGCCAAGGGCTGGGGTTGGGATGGGAAGGTGAAGATGCCTAAGCTGAAGATGCCCTCCTTCGGGCTGGCTCGGGGGAAGGAAGCGGAAGTCCAGGGTGGGCGCGTCAGCCCGGGAGAAAAGCCAGAGCCCACGGCAGGGCCGCTTAAGATCCCCGAGGTGGAGCTGGTCAccctgggggcccaggaggaAGGCAGGGCCGAGGGGGCAGTGGCTGTCGGTGGAGTTCGGCTGTCAGGCCCGCAAGTGTCCACGACCAGACAGGCAGGCGCCGAGGGCCAGGAGGGGGCGCTGAGGATGCCCCTGGGCATCTCCTTGCCCCAGGTGGAGCTGGCCAGCTTCGGGGAGGCCGGCCCAGGCGCCACCCCGGGGCAGCAGGTCAAGGGCGCGGCCCCTTCAGCAGAGGGCACAGCAGGCTACAGggtccaggtgccccaggtgaccttgtctctgcctggagcccaggtggcaggtggggagCTGTTGGTAGGTGAGGGCGTCTTCAAGATGCCCGCCGTGACAGTGCCTCAGCTTGAGTTGGACGTGGGGCTGGGCCGAGAGGCGCAGGTGGGTGAGGCGGCCACAGGTGACGGTGGCTTGAGGCTGAAGATGCCCACACTGGGGGCCAGAGCTGAGGCCGGAGAAGAGGGGCCCGGAGAGCAATCCCCGGGGGCCGAGCGCACCTTCCACCTCTCCCTGCCGGATGTGGAGCTCTCACCGCCCGCCGTGGGCAGCCACGCTGAGTACCAGGTGGCAGAGGGCGACGGGGAGGCGGGACACAAGCTCAAGGTGAGGCTGCCCCGGTTTGGCCTGGCTCGGGCCAAGGAGGGCATTGAGGAGGGTGAGAAGACCAAGAGCCCCAAACTCAGGCTGCCCCGAGTGGGCTTCAGCCAGAGCGAGGCGGTCACTGGGGAAGGCTCCCCCAGCCccgaggaggacgaggaggagggtggcggggagggggcctCTGGGCGCCGAGGCAGAGTCCGAGTCCGCTTGCCCCGCGTGGGCCTGGCTACCCCGTCCAAGGCCTCTCGGGGACAGGAGGGCGAGGCAGCCCCCAAGTCCCCCAGCGGGGAGAAGTCACCCAAGTTCCGTTTCCCCCGGGTGTCCCTAAGCCCCAAGGCCCGGAGTGGGAGTGGGGACCACGAAGAGGGTGGATTCCGGGTCCGGCTGCCTAGTGTGGGGTTTTCGGAGACAGGGGCTCCGGGCCCTGCCAGGATGGAGGGGGCTCAGGCTGCAGTGGTCTGA